In the genome of Carya illinoinensis cultivar Pawnee chromosome 13, C.illinoinensisPawnee_v1, whole genome shotgun sequence, the window ttaaaaatcaaactcgttgaaaagggtgaaaaacttcacaaagagaaaataaaatgatggtatgtgcaatggatggaaaagggtactagtcatggactagattcatgtttttagattttgattgtcggattggaatgtaaaggactaatagattaaactcaaaaattaataaaactaaattaagaattaaactaaattaggaagtaattgacaaaacatgcactgaaaattgaaaagccccaaaatcaatgttctagggttcatcattatattcaaatcacaaattctcaaattaaaccaccgtgattgtaatcactattaaaatgaaagcttaacgaaacgataaaaataaataacatgaattaaatgaataacaaataaattactcaaacatctaaatcaaaattctccaaaataattcagaaactcaaaactgaaatgaaatagcaagtagggaattgaaaagatcgagccaattgaatggagatgaagattcaaagcggtggaggaggctgagctgcagtggcaattagACCCCttaaggagttcttcaatctgctgcagtgtgagtgaatgatccagtggaaattgtatagctgcgtgaatgatcgattgtatgaatcctcctctccaaatctgaacaaaaatcaaaggaaaaatgaattctaagtgtttctctaatgAAAACAGAGTTTTTCCCAGGCCAagagtcggccataagatgtaaaaaatcatttatatactctgacggcggaataaaccctgatctgtaaaatacgatatttgctcgagcggagtgtcgagtgaacatcgagcgttcgactctgcctaagttcgctcgagtggtctgtcgagtgaacatcgagcgttcgactctgcctcagttcgctcgagcggcctcaGTTCGACTCTACCtcagttcgctcgagcggccaaatgcctccgctcgagcaatcacttttcccgcaactcgctcgagcccactgtcaagcggaagtcgagcgtttgaatatgcctgactttgctcgagcggccagaagccgccgctcgagcgatatgtaccataatctatattaatcaacagttgataaaattagagcagaaattcatgcttttaatcaattaaaatcacaactatgatttattcatttttctatataaaaccaatgataaagtaatgaaagaattaatatatattggttccaaaagcattaaaaatgcaataattcagctcaatcacaccccctaactagcattttgctaatccttgagcaaaatagtgaaaattaattgagatgaatattacatatagatagaaattcaaacaaaaacaatcaaacacaattctgaattctcacaaaagtgacacgttactactcaacccccaagggttatacccactaagactatctcaacaatttttcacatagaattaaggcaaatgtctcagaactcaaatgtgtgtatggagctagaccggttgtgtgttcctcattactagccatgatttgccataggatttttcaaccttaagattaatcattgctgattctaactatctcaaaacccaagggactagcagttttcacgccagctctgtttttaaaggttggaaactcaacccccaaagtcttgggtaacggTTTCTAGCGCTTTTTACtcaggaaagttcactaagttgcctttgttccttttctctctttttttttttcttttcttcttttcttttcaaatccttttttcttttcttttctttttttttcttttttttctttttggcatggctcggtagtcctgcagtttacttctccagtgttaaatcaatgaatggtaaataaggaacactacaagcgtaagcatgtgcaaaatatccttcaaaatttgcctttcgttctacaaaaatttatcaagtttcatctcaataagcataacatcccggtgtttcaagccacatatcaacaaaatatgatgcatcaaaaattatgctctatgtttaagcttgaaaataaatcttcacaaatgatcccgctcaactactccaccaagatgctcaaatttcacaaatcttattttttttaaactatgcacacatgctaccccccaactagtgagagacatagtcctcaatgagtcgaacgaaagaaaacaaagtgcacagaaaaaacaagaaaaacaaacaaacaacatgaaatataaaatcaaagcaaaagaacaaataaaaacaaagcaagtaaagaaaactgtaaagaaggagaagcaaatcaaaacacttccctggggtcttgcacaagtaagatctcttcatgtggatcaaagaccttcaaaaatgactttagacgttattgatggcttgcaaaatttcatattgcagattttacaagttcgctcgagcggaggcttttggccgctcgagcgaattcaggcagattcaaacgctcgactgccgctcgacagggagctcgagcaggttgctgaaaaacgaagatcgctcgagcggagacattggacgctcgagcgaaatcaggcagagtcgaacgctcgacgcgcgctcgacaccccgctcgagcgaacatcgtattttgacagattttaggttttctgccgtgggaccatataaaaggccattcttcactctagagccgcgagttttgactggagaacactctttgggagagaaaaacatagctagagggattcaaatcatttgttttggagacggaattccaatttattgcacgtacgttggattcatacacgagcacggacgggagaaaggcgttgaatcgttctcttgagcttttgacgaccagttgaggctgcaaggaggatttttcagtgtttattttcttcttcccatcttctcagaacaattatggtgaattcgtttatgttgaattccaattctagtatgagttaaattttcttctttctaggaaaacgatgtaacctaattccgaactatgcttgtttgtccatgctaatttaatgcaattctctctttgtttatctgatttattctgagtttaatgcttctaattaactggccattgattagatgattattaatcttgtgatttgctatcgaaagagggaatcatagggtagatcttggatatttcagcataggtaagtatagagatcgaaagacttgtatgaacctgtgtagtaattaaatcattggtcttattgcgttcttgattatttaatttgcatactcttgtgtgaattgataaactagaatcaattccaattgactatcgaaagaggcttttggatgaattagagatttgctaatagacaaaagaggtttaagttaaattagctggatgagaaaagtatagtgaagaattatggtgaaatcgatttcctagaaggtttcttccccattgaatttgatctttgaaagtcagttttattttctttgcttatttctctttgagttgatctaagtttatttgcaactacaaaagccttagcgattcctctagataaaattgagattagtaaaattttggtatttggcaagagtaaggtaccaatccctgaggacgatactctacttattactttactataaaactacgatactgtgcacttgcagttttgcaccagtCAGTTATCctttgacagtgaagctattaccattattcggattgacaatgtctaccgcaccatgagggtgaacggtctttacaatgtacagcCCACtgcatcgggatttcaactttccaggaaaaatgtgcaagcgagaatTGTAAAGGAGGACtccctggccaagtgtgaaatgctttggatggattttctgatcatgcagaattttcatgcgttcctttgcaagctgagcgttgtcataagcattctgaCGGCTTCatcaattcattgatctgcaattttctcaactctgaagcttcatcaagtgacatgttaacatgttttatggcccaaagagctcgatgctgaatatcaacaggtaaatgacaagctttaccataaactaatcaataaggagacatccctagatttgttttaaaagttgtcctataagcccacaaagtatcaagaagtttaaccgaccaatctttcctattaggcttgatggttttctctaaaataatttttatctctctgtttgccaattcagcttgcccatttgtttgagggtgataaggggtagaaactctgtgtgtgataccatatttcttcacaagtgtagaaaatggtttatggcaaaaatgagaacccccatcacttataataacttttggcatgccaaaacaagcaaacaaagattgcaaaaattttaggacaacatgatggtcatttgttttgcaagcaatggcctccacccattttgaaacataatccacagccaatagaatatatgtgtttccaaaagaaactgggaaaggtcccatgaagtctattccccaacaataaaaaatttctaaagtaagaataggggaaagaggcattaTGTCTcctttgctaatggatcccaatttttgacaaggctcacaagccttgcaaaaattataagcatctttaaacatggaaggccagtaaaaaccactttgcaaaatttttgaaactgttttctttgctgaaaaatgaccaccacatgcacccgtatgacaaaatctcaaaaccgaagaaaactcatcatcaggaatgcatcttcgaatcaattggtccgaacaatatttaaaaagatatggatcatcaaaataaaagtgtcgtacctcagagagaaaccgacgcttatcttgggtggaccattcagaaggcattcgctcagtcaccagataattgactatgtcagcataccagggagctctatcaaccacaaacaactgctcatcagggaaactatcatcaagaggaaggctgacatttgaagaaggagatgataacaatctagagaggtggtcagctaccacgttttcaactcctttcttgtccttaatgttgatgttgaactcttgaagtaatagaatccagcgaatcaagcgtggttttgcatctttcttagccaataaatacttaagagcagagtggtcagtgaaaatagtaacaagagaaccaagaatataagtccaaaatttatcaagtgcaaaaaccattacaagcaattctttttcagtagtggtataatttttctgggcatcattcaagattctattagcataataaatcacaaatggcctattatccacccgctgccccaaaacaactcctaaggcatagtcactagcatctgtcataatctcaaagggaaggtcccactacggaggttgcacaataggtgcagtggtaaacgattttttcagggtatcaaaagctttttggcactcatcagtacaaacaaattcaatatcattttgtaaaaaagtgcacaaaggttttgcaatagaactaaacccttgaataaactgcttataaaagccagcatgaccaagaaaagaacgaatatccctaaccgtcctacgaataggaagtttagatattaatttaatctttgccttgtcaacctttataccctcagaagaaacaatatgccccaatacaatgccctgagtaaccataaattggcatttctcccaattaagtaaaagatttttttcctcacatctctggagaatacgtgcaaAATTATGTAAACAACTCttaaaggattttccaaaaacagagaaatcatccatgaatatttcacaaatatcatcaatcatgtcagaaaaaatattcatcatgcatctctgaaaagtagctggagcattacacaaaccaaaaggcattctagtaaaagcaaaagtgccaaaaggacaggtgaaagtggttttctcctgatcctcaggcgctacagcaatttgataataaccagaatagccatccaagaaacaataatatgcattaccagccactctttctaaaatttgatccaaaaatggtaaaggaaaatgatccttcctactggttgaattaagttttctataatcaatgcacattctccagccagtaaccattctagctggaatcaactcatttttatcattttttatgacagtcaaaccatattttttcggtaccacttgagttggacttacccacttactgtctgagatagggtaaatAATACCTACTGCGAgcagcttaagcacttcctctttcacaactttcttcatggtaggattgagcctacgttgagcatcacgaaccggtctagcatcatcttcaagatggattttgTGGGTatatacagcggcatcaatgcctttgatgtcggctattgtccaaccaattgcgcctcgatgcttccttaatacttcaatcagctgggtttcatccttctgatttagctttgaggaaatcacaaccggaaaagtgccttcttcaggatcaagaaacacatactttaaatcttaaGGAAGTGGTTTTAGCTCCAACTGGGAAACTTCTTCCTctaaagatttaagcatgtctggtggtgctagagcttcaaactggggtttccatcttgctcccgcaaattgtacttcaagtggtaaagaagaatctgcaaaacaatcaaaaaaatcaaagtcatcttcattgatatgatcaattttctcatcaagtaaaaattcaggtgtctgaaaaatataatcattactagagaagggagaagttgagcaaataaaatctgttggtgtcaaactctccacagcattcaaatcacttgtgtcatcaaaatgtgttagcatcttgcaagcgttgaaaacgttcaactcaagtgccatgttcccaaaggtaagcttcaaaactccacttctgcaattgatcaatgcatttgatgtagctagaaatggtcttcctaagatgacaggagcttggtaaatagtggagaccggctgctgcatgtcaagaaccacaaaatccactgggtagtagaatttgtccacctggaccaacacgtcctctacaataccccttggTATcctaactgatctgtcagccagctgtagtATGACgaaggtctttttcagctcacccaatcccaactgctcatatactgagaacggtagcaagttcacactactccccaaatcaagtaaagctctcccaatgcgtgattcaccaatcataatgaaaatgttgggagagccaggatctccaaacttctgaggagtctcactcaatatcaatgcactaacttgctccgttaggaaagctttcttcttcacattcagcttcctcttcactgtgcacaagtccttcaaaaattttgcatatgaaggcacttgttgtatggcatccaagagtggaatattgatcttcacttgcttgaaaatttcttgaatctccgtgtgatactttttcttttggccagctgccaatctctgaggatggGGAACCataggttggtatcccttactagtctcaacatctgcactcacaggcttcttcagctctagtcttactacctctggttctttctcaacttcatcattctctgttacatcttcaggtgtaggaccaactacctgtgtgtctataggcatctatggttggggaacttccttcccacttctcaaagtaagaactgccttcacTATCTCAATAATATCctctgagacattatgcacttgctgttgttgctgcctgtattcttgaggattaggctgaggctgtgctggaaatttccctttctctagggtgctcaaggttgtgctcatcttattaatagtgcctcacaactcatttatggcctgagtgttttgattatttgtggtggcctgaatctgcatgaattgctgaagtttattggccatctgagccatactgtcatatagagtcttctttgcagatgatgaaggctgagaactttgtgcagctacatgaggctgaaatataggaggagctacataaggatagctttgaggattctgatatggcggatactggtgctgaggagcaccctgattaaatggctgctgctgaggtggtggggactgaccaggctgatcatttctccatgagaaatttgggtgattcctccaccctggattatatgtgttggagaaaggttgattctgtgctctattaaccaagttagctgattgcatctgctcagacccaccttcttgaaatactggcataatcgggcagtcttgggtcttatggtttgaatcagcacatatagaacatgcctctactactttcacggccttcactttttccatttccatgacctctagtcttccagtcaatgcagctattcgggcttgaacattagtgtcttccttaagctcatatctgccccctccagaaatagccctcagtggctgtgctgctaatggaactcgatcagtacgagtgttccactgttgtgcgctctcagcaaggtagtcaaaaaatgatagtgcttcatcaggttccttgctaaagaactccccattgcacattgtctgaacaaactgtttGCATTctagagtgagaccagtgtaaaaatagctcaccaacctccaagattcaaaaccatgatgtggacaaatattcaccaaatctttaaatttttcccaactggcctgaaaggtctcatcaggtctctaattgaactggctgatttgctcttgcaaaaactgagttctctgaaaaggaaaaaatttttgtaagaattcacgctgcatatcagaccaactagaaatagaattaggcctcaaagaattaaaccaaatcttcactttatcctttaaagagaaaggaaataaatgaagtctaatgaattcatcagtaacagccctagtgataaaagtagtgcaaaccaactcaaaatctgtcaagtgctggtaaggactttcagaatccatcccgtggaactgaggtatcactgacatcatgccatgcttaatagagaaattagacgcattttcaggtaaaactatgcatgaaagtgtagtggtgcgagtcggttgcaaataatccttaagagtgcgtggtgcaggtgcagccatgttttctggttcaatttcaatttcttcacctgactcactaatagaaaagacagaagagctatctatctccaaactgtgtatactactctcaacactcgatgtgactctaagcaacctatttgaactgtccctcacccatgacatgaaacatcagtttaaagagcataacaaaaataacgagtttaaatttaagctaaaatactttccccggcaacggcgccaaaaacttgactcactcaaaaatgagtaacaCTAAAGCTattccaagtgcaggaggatatcgtgtaataatttggaataaattcctagatcgtctcatcagggaaagttacttaaaaatcaaactcgttgaaaagggtcaaaaacttcacaaagagaaaataaaatgatggtatgtgcaatggatggaaaagggtactagtcatggactagattcatgtttttagattttgattgtcggattggaatgtaaaggactaatagattaaactcagaaattaataaaactaaattaagaattaaactaaattaggaagtaattgacaaaacatgcactgaaaattgaaaagccccaaaatcaatgttctagggttcattattatattcaaatcacaaattctcaaattaaatcaccgtgattgtaatcactattaaaatgaaagcttaatgaaacgataaaaataaataacatgaattaaatgaataacaaataaattactcaaacatctaaatcaaaattctccaaaataattcagaaactcaaaactgaaatgaaatagcaagtagggaattgaaaagatcgagccaattgaatggagatgaagattcgaagcggtggaggagactgagttgcagtggcaattggacccctcaaggagttcttcaatctgctgcagtgtgagtgaatgatttagtggaaattgtgtagttgcgtgaatgatcgattgtataaattctcctctccgaatctgaacgaaaatcaaaggaaaaatgaattctaagtattTCTCTAATCAAAGCAGAGTTTTTCCCAGGCCAagagtcggccataagatgtaaaaaatcatttatatactctgacggcggaataaaccctgatctgtaaaatacgatattcgctcgagcggattgTCGAGCGAGCATCGAgagttcgactctgcctaaattcgctcgagcggcctgtcgagcgaacatcaagTGTTCGACTCTGCGtaagtttgctcgagcggcctgtcgagcgaacatcgagtgttcgactctgcctaagttcacTCGAGTGGCCTGTCGAGCGatcatcgagcattcgactttgcctgaattcgctcgagcggccaaatgtctccgctcgagcgatctcttttcccgcaactcgctcgagcccactatcgagtggaagtcgagcgtttgaatatgcctgacttcgctcgagcggcggcttctggcttttaatcaattaatcaacagttgataaaattagagcagaaattcatgcttttaatcaattaaaatcacaactttgatttattcatttttccacataaaaccaatgataaagtaatgaaagaattcatatatattggttccaaaagcattaaaagtgtaataattcagctcaatcacaagtaaagattaatattccactcttggatgccatacaacaagtgcctttgtatgcaaaaattttgaaggacttgtgcataGTGAAGAGGAActtgaatgtgaagaagaaagcattCCTaatagagcaagttagtgcactgATATTGAatgagactcctcagaagtttggagatctcgGCTCTCctcacatttccattatgattggtgagttaCCCATTGGGAGAGCCCTACTTGatctggggagtagtgtgaacttgctaccattctcagtgtatgagcagttgggattgggtgagctgaaaaaaaACTCCATCATGCTatagttggctgacagatcagttaaagtGCCGAGGGGTATATTTGAAGATGTgatggtccaggtggacaaattttattacccagtagattttgtagttcttgacatgcagcagctaGTCTCCATTATTCACCAAGCGCTTGTAATCCTTGGACGCCCATTTCTTGCTATTTCGAATGCACTTATTAATTGTCAAAGTGGAGTACTGAAGCTCACTTTTGGGAATATGACATTGGAGATGAATGTGTTCAAAGCTTGCAAGATGCCTAGTGGATGCGACGATTCAGATGTGCATGTTGTTGATATGGTATATGATTTTGACGTTTTAGAGTTGTTATCAGTATTTGATTCTGAGAGTGCATCTGAGGATGGCTTTCCCGAGTAGTCTGAGGCTCTTTTTGAGACAATTCCTACATCTTTAGAGTTGACAGAATCAGATGGGTAGTTGACAGAGACAACTGGGTCTCTTCAGCTATCAGATGTGAGTTACATGAGTAATTGGCGTAAGCCAGTCTTTGAAACTCTTGATTAATCAGGAGCCATGAAGTCATCAGAAGAAGAGATCCCAATACTATAGTTGAAGCCACTGCCCGAGGACTTGAAGTATGTTTTTCTGAGCCCAATTGAGGATACATTTCTAGGGATCATTTCTTCTCAGCTCGCATTGAAGCAGGAAGCAGAGTTATTAAAAGTGTTGAGACATCATCGAGGAGATGCAAGACCAGTTCATGATGCACAGCGGAGGttgaatcctaccatgaaggaggtggtgaagaatgaagtgCTAAAATTGTTAGCTGTGGGCATCATCTATCCTATCCCCGacagcaagtgggtaagtccaacacaggtagtacaaaaaaaatctagttcaACTGTTATTGAAAACGCTAATGGTGAGTTGATCTCGACTAGGAAGGTAACGggttggagaatgtgcattgactaccgAAAGTTGAATACGGTTAGTCAAAAAAATCACTTCCCATTACCTTTCCTAgatcagattttagaaaaagtagcgggtaatgctttttattgtttcttggatggcttttctggttattatcaaattgctatagcaccagaggatcaagagtAGGCCACCTTCACTTGCCCCTTTGGTACTTTTACTTTTAGAAGAATGTCATTTGGtttatgtaatgcacctgctacttttcagcgctatatgataatcatttttttatatgcttgatgatatttgtgaggtttttttggatgatttttctgtgttTGGTAAATCTTTTGATGTCTGTTTAAAAAATCTTGCTGCTGTATTGAAAAGATGTGAGGAAAAGAATTTATTGTTgaattgggagaaatgtcagTTTATGGTCACTAATGGTTTGGTACTTGGGCATTTAGGTTCTGAACGTGGTATAGAGGTTGACAAGgccaagattgaattaatatctcaacTACCTATTCCTAAGACAGTGAAGgatatttgttcttttcttggtcacgCTGGCTTCTATCGGCATTTCATTCAAGGCTTTAGTAGTATTGCAAAACTAGTGTGTACTTTATTGCAAAATGAT includes:
- the LOC122291051 gene encoding uncharacterized protein LOC122291051, whose translation is MQQLVSIIHQALVILGRPFLAISNALINCQSGVLKLTFGNMTLEMNVFKACKMPSGCDDSDVHVVDMVYDFDVLELLSVFDSESASEDGFPEVDRIRWVVDRDNWVSSAIRWIISSQLALKQEAELLKVLRHHRGDARPVHDAQRRLNPTMKEVVKNEVLKLLAVGIIYPIPDSKWCRALHGSQTLRIALSLTRCQSIRQPRTSHRALWAIKQINFSLNAAKGLRKLQISKFDEARREAHENSDLVKEREGLA